The segment AAAACCAGTTGTTTCTTCTTCTCCAATGGGATGGACTTTACAGAGATTCCATAAAGGCAAGCTGTTTGTAATGGATGCTCTCTGAGGTGTACCGTTCACTGCTGCTTGCTGAGGAGAGGGACGGAAGGATGGTGAAAAAGGACAGCAACTTTTGGGGCATAAATTAACTTGTActttttctcccatttctttCCCTCTAACAGTAAAAATTTGCAACTGTATTTGCTTTCTGGATGTTTATTCTTAAGtatattccttttatttttttaccttttatcTGACACATGGAAAATGACTTTTTTCCAAGGTAATTGAGTAATAGCAAGGTATGTTTTAGTCAAGGTTCTGGTGACTGAGGGCAGCTGAACacctcagctctgcagcaggcatTGCAGACCATCCATAAGGAGCAGCAGGCTCCCATCTGAGCTGaatgcagagctcctgctgcactCAGTAATGAGCTCTGGCCTCCAAGATGCTGCATGTGGGATGTCCCCAGCAAGACACTGACACAATTTTTAACTCTGAAGCCCTTGGGTAATGTGTTATGATGGTAATCAGAGCTCCCATGTCAGCATTGACAGTGGCAAGGgaacagctctgtgtgtgcgCTGTGGGCTGACCCAcatgcagcaggaaaaagatAGAATCTGCTTTCACAGGTCTGCCTGTGCAGTGCTCCTGGGGCTTACTCCAAGTGGAGTACTGAGACTTCCTGGAAAATGAGCTTTGGTAATTGTACTCAGCTGCTGTAAATGCACAGTTTGTTCATCTGTATCgagtgtggcttccttcttacGAAATGCTTTGCTGCATTAGTGCTAAAAGTACTTTGTGGATTTTAATAGAAAGCTTGCATTCAACATTAAATTGGAAATTATATCCTTCTGCTTGAATGGCAGTAAACCATAGAGAAAATGGGCTTACTCATGAATCACATTTTACTATTTTTCCTTAATACCGAGTATTTTCTATGTAGTATATTGGGGGAAGATGTAATTTGTTGAAAAGGATAGCAAACATTGTACAGCTTCTTATGGATTTGTTCAGTCAAGATAGAACTTCTGGAGATCTAGaaggtttttttgccttttataCAAGGTTTGCTGGTATTGCTTCTGACTCTGGACAAGATTTCTCAGGTGGCTGAGAAAGCACTTTCAGGGCTCTAGGTGGttgctgctgcctttcccctCTGCCAGCCATCACAAGCACCAGGAGAAGGGAGatgctttcttttctctgcagGTGTCTTTATTATCTGTGGCAGGTGTCCATCCTCATCTTTACCTCCTGGCTGGGACACATTTACTTTTCCTTTGCTGAAAGAAGGGtcctggaagaaaataaaattgaaatttcTATAAGCTTCAGATTACATGAGTTATACTGTTTACATACTTTGATTAttggtatttaaaaaaaaatggtggTTCTGTCTACTTTTCAGTATTTGCAAGTTGAATATAGAAGGTTGGTTACATGAGGCTTTTTCTGTCCTTAGAATTTCAAAAATGGCCCACAATAAACATATTTAAGTGAATTAAGTATAGTTCTCTCTCTTCTAATGGATTGTAGAAGCTGGCATACCATAATACCTTTCCTTTGCCCTGCCAAACAGATGGTGTGGAATCTGTGTCCTAACAATAGCACTTCCTTGGGCTAACTGAACTGTTACAGCCtcggggcagggaggaggagagaagCATCCAAGACAAACATTGTTTATCCTATTGTGGCTTAATAAGATTAAAATGTTTTCCCACTAAGTTCTGCTAGCTGATGTTAAACTTGTGTTCATATGCATTAGTTACCTGCTCCCTCATTTTTCAGTCTTTGCCTTCATGCATGCTGAAGGTTGTATAATAGGTTTTATTTATGTGCATATCTGTGAAAGACAGTTATTAATAGAAAATGAATCATATTAAGTTTATTTCTGGTGAGTAATGTTGATGCTTTGTTTCAAAGTAAATGGCTACAGATGGATGTCAGGAGAGGAAGTTTGCCTATTTAGCTAAAGCTGTGTAATAAACAGTGGCTGTCAGAAATGGCAGTTTTTCCTCTGACCTTGTATATCTTTGATAGTGGCCCAGTTTCTGGTGGTTTGAGGTATAGAAGAATCCTGCATGGCATGTGCAatgttttgtccttttttttcccccaggtgCTTGGGTAAACCGTGGGCTAGGAATGGTGAAGGAAGTGGATGGCCAGTTAGTATGGACATACACGGCTCAGCACTTGGGCTACTGGATAGCAGCTCCACTGCCTGGAACCAGAGGTATGGCAAcaactgcccaagcagctgctgaatGCCCCATAAGGCTGTCAGTTTGATTGCTTCATTTaacagcaggaagggagaagTGACATGCAGCTTCACTACTTGGATAACTTTTGTTTGGGTCCTTACATGCAACTTCACTACTTGGATAACTTTTGGGTCCTTACAGTGATTTTCTTGCATGTTTTGTAAATTCTTATGAAGGGATCTATCAGAGAAACAGTATGGCTGATTGCAGAAACAGCACTCTCTAACAGAGCGCTAAGTAGAAAATGTAGGCCACTTTTCCAAGTTAGTTTGGACAATTAATACAAATATAATTTGTTTGGAATGAAGTAGATGTCATGGTAAGCCGTTAGTATTCAAGATGAACCTCTCATTTTCACCTATCCTGCTGAAACAGCAAGGTGAAGAGGGAAGGCTGAACATTATACCATTGGAACACAAAATCGCTGGAAAAGTACTGTTCAGTTTATTAGCTCTGCACATCAAGTGGAATCATTTGGTTTTAAGAACTAATGCTTGTCTGGTTTTGTTTGATAATCTAGAATCCATTATTAGTGCTGTTTCCAAGGACATAACAGCCTATCACACCGTGTTCCTTACGGCCATACTGGGAGGAACTGTTGTCATTATCATTGGATTTTTTGCTGTTCTTCTTTGTTACTGCAGGTAAGCAAAAGAAGTTCCAGTGAGCTCATTATGAGTGGAATTTGAGATTGATAAAATAGTCTTTTGAGGTTAAGACTTGTTTTCTTAGCTCAACTGTAATGTGTAgcctaatattttttttaaattatagttGTTACAGAACTTCATTTTAAGGTTGTGATGTCAAATTACAGTACAACTTCTCAACCAAAGTCTAACCTTCAGCTTTGGTCAGTCCAGTATTTCCTAATATGCTCTGCAGTCACCTTGCTTCTCTTTTGCATAGGGATAAATGTCGTCGCacacagaagaaggaaaaaaactcaaCCAAGCTGGAGGTCATAAAAAAAGACCAGACAACATCAACAACTCACATAAATCACATCAGTGCTGTCAAAGGGTCTTTGAAGCTGGAGGATAAGTCCCAGTTATATACACCGAAGATTTCTTCATACAGCCCTCAAAGGAGGCTGTCCATAGACACAGAAGATGGAAAATCACAAGACAATTTTAAAATCTACTCAGAGGATGCTTCTTATCAGTCATCCTGTCAGACTGGTCAGGCAGGAAATTCAGCCCATTCAGTGGAGCCTAGTGCTGGAGTGAGGCTTTTACAGCAGCCAAAGCACAGTAACAGTACTATTTCCCAGGCTCCTAGGGAGATTCCAGACCAAAACAGGTACCTTTCACTGAAAGAGGAGATGTATGGGCTTTCCCATATCCCAGAACATCTAATGCATATTTACAATCAGCCCATTGCTATTCTTCAAACCTCAGACCTTTTCCACTCCCCAGAACAACTGCATCCTGCTAAATCAGCAACTTTGCCAAGGAAAGGGCAGCTGGTGTACGGCCCCATGATGGAACCCATGAGTCGGGACAGTTACATGCAAACACTCCCCAAAATGCCAGTGCACTCTCATCCCCAGCCTTCTGCCTGCAGAGATGAGAACAGTGCCCTGGATGGTGAAGAGGGCCTGCCCTCCCAAACACCCAACTGGGGCCGGTACACCAACAGCTTACTGGAATCTGTCTCTGTTCCTGGGACACTGAACGAAGCAGTTGTAATGACTCCGTTTTCATCTGAACTTCAAGGGATTTCAGAGcaaacactgctggagctcTCTAAAGGAAAACCATCTCCACATCCTCGAGCATGGTTTGTGTCCTTGGATGGGAAGCCAATTGCTCAAGTGAGGCATTCTTTCATAGATCtgaaaaagggcaaaaaaacTGAGAGTAATGATACAAGTCTGGACTCTGGTGTGGACATGAATGAGCATCATCCTAACAGGAAactggagagagagaaaacttTCATTAAAAGCATGCCACATTCTAAGATTCTTTACTTGGAAGATCTGGATCTGAGTAGCAGTGAAAGCGGGACCACTGTTTGCACTCCAGAGGACCAGGCTGTGAGACACATTATGGAAGGAGGGAACGGGTCAGTCCTAGAACAACATCATGAGGAAGGTCTAAGGAAAAAATCTCTACCAGGAAGTCATGAGTCTGGCATCCCTTCTGCTAAAAAAAGGGATAGACCACCTCTCATGAAAAGAGATAGCAAAACCAATATCTGGAAGAAAAGAGAGGAGAGGCCGCTTATTCCTATAAATTAAAACACAATGTGCTTTGTGCTGttgctctccctgctggttGTTGATCTCTTGCCTGCTTCTGTAATTCTGCAGTGTTGGGTTTACAAGGGAAATGTTGTTTTCTAGTATCaagaaaaatttcattttttagcACACAGATTGAGGTACCAAACTTCAGCTGGGCAACTGATAGTCCATGTGAATTGAAAACAGGGAAATGCTACTATTAAACTTTTCCAGTTCCTAATTGCACTGGCAGTATGAGGAAGGCCCACATTTTACTTAGCCTGTCATTCTTGGACACACCTTTGGGAATGCACAGTGAGAAATGTAGGcacattatttaatttttttgtactTGTTGCTAATGCAATGGTAGCCTAGTTAAAGCCATTCCTAGCCTTGTTCCTAATCAACACGACCATCTGTACAGTATTTTATATGTGAACTTTTCTAGCTATCTGTTGTTACTTCTTTGTACAATGTGAAATGTTTCATCCGTTGGTCCCTCAACACCAGCAGATGAGCTCTGCTGGATTCATCAGCAGAGCTCTATAGCATTACTGCCCTCCCTGTGTGCCCATCCGTGTGCAATTCCATACAACACTGGGGGAAGGGGAAGTGTACAAGTGTGGCCTCTGCACCTCATGGCCCCCACTGTCTTAAGGTGTTGCCCATCTTCTTTGTGTAGACCTGCTTTGTCATGGCCCCTGGATGTTGAAGACTGGCATGGGCTATGAAGGGTGCACGTCCAGCAGAACAGGACTGGTTCTCGTAGCATTTGGAGCTGCAGCTACTCCTGATCCCAGTGTCTTGTTTTGGCTTCTTTGTCAGTGAACATCTTCTCTATGTTGTTGGGCCAGCTGTGCTCCAGAATACAGCCTTGAATCTCTGCCTATTTCTAAGTGAGAGTTTGGCCCATGATGAAAAAGTGTGCAAGATTAGACAAATTATGCCTTGGAAAGAGTTTCTTGAGCAGGAAAGCTCGGCACcgttgctttttattttatgtttaaaataaTGAGAGATCGTTTGAGGTTTATGTGCCTACATTTTGCCGGCCTGAGCTGCTTTTGTCTAGGTTTGCAGAGGAGTTAAACAGGCTTTAAAAGTTGGGGGGGAGGGTTATGAGCATGAGACAGCAGATTGCAAAATTTGGTCTATAATGCAATATAAACACTATTTATGACTCATCTTAGAGTTAAATTTACCAAAAGTCATGAATGCATGAATTGTAACTAAGATATGTATAGAGGAAGGAAAGGCCATCAGAATATTCTTTAATTTTAACATTCATCTTGTCAAAGTGATCATTTCAACTTTGGCTAACAGAAAAATGGATGCATCTCTTAATGTGCTTCATATAGTaaacagaatgtatttctgtgGCTTTGAGGCTGTTTCCCTGGTGAAATAAGTTCCAGCATTTTGGCTTTGGCAGTTTGATTAAAAAATCATCCTAAAAAAGCTTTATAACTATTTACCTTAGAGCTTGGTTAAGGGCCTGTACCAAGACCTAAAGATAAAATGCCTGTATTTGAATTGTGACGTGAGTGGTGCTTGGTTGTCTGCCCTGTAGTGCACTCAAGAGTTGGGAAGTATCCTATGCAGCTGGGCTTCTGGGAGTATTTACTCAGGAAATATTACTGTGAATTATGTCTGTGGTGTTGGGATTGTCAGGTGTCTGGTGCTGTTTCTAGAAGGATATGGAAGGTAACCAGGATGGTACCAGCAATGCACCGGTCCAAATTGAGCATTTGCTTCATGAACAAAATGTCCCTATTGAATTCAAGTAAGAAAGTGCAAATTAAGCTTGAGGTAGGGGTGTgtgtggtgggttgaccttggctggatgccaggtgcccatcaagctgctctatcactcccctttcccagctggacaggggagagaaaataagatggaaaacaGCTCCTGGATTGAGATTTTGGTAAGGCAGAAACAAATGTTTTCATGTGCACAAAGAGGAAACAAATAGGTTTGTTCTCTGCTTCTCATCAGCAGGCAATGTGTGGCTGCTTCCTGGGAAGCAGGGTTCAACACTTGTAGTGGTTGCTCCAGAAGGCAAACCTTGTAAGTAACAAATACCCCcacttcctcctcctttccttaGCTTTTATATCTGAGCTGATGTCACATGGTATGGAATATGCCTTTGGTTAATTTGGGTCAGCTGGCTTAGTTGTGCTTGCTAGGATCTTGCCCACCTGTTTGCAGGGAATGCTGGGAGTCGGCACTGATGCTGTGCCAACCCTGCCCAGGAGTAGCCAAAATACTGGTGTGTTATCAGAACTTTTCCAGCTCCCAGtacaaagcacagcactgggaaGGCTGCTATGGGGAATGAACTCCAGCTCAGCCACACCCAACATCCATGAGCGTCATCATCACAGGTGGGAATCTCACTCCTATGCCTGGAGcactccttcccctccttcagcactgaccttggtgtctgcagagttgttccTCTCACGTgttctcaccctgctcttctctggccATGATTACATCAGCATAAtaacttcttttccttctcaaatCTGTTATCAGAGAGATGTCACAATCATTTCTGACTGGCCCAGCCTTGTTCAGCAGTGGTTctgtcctggagctgctggcattggcactGCCGGACATtagggaagcttctggcagcttctcacctCTGTAGACCCCCCAATATCAAAACCTGACCACCCAAACCCAATACCCATGGTCAAGTAACAGTCCCCTTGCAACCCCTGGAGTGCAGatatccac is part of the Passer domesticus isolate bPasDom1 chromosome 10, bPasDom1.hap1, whole genome shotgun sequence genome and harbors:
- the FAM171B gene encoding protein FAM171B isoform X1: MLRLPRALQRGRCERGAATSRAPGGDRRQPGHRGEVAPLGPAPAPPRHVRGRAGQRCGRRRAAGAERCAGLPQYASAAPGLLAMPGTCGRLSALLPGLAAALLPMLMVMVMMMMMGRPTAAAASRPQQQRAALPGGAPAAASGSEPSSSSGTEPSSSSGSVFTLKVQVNDIISHQYLRQAVVEVFVNYSLTNSTLTGNNGAVLVKVPYKLGLSLTIVSYKDGYLLTPLPWKTARMPIYSSVTLSLFPQSQANIWLFEDTVLITGKLSDAKSQPSVQFPKSLMKLPTNHIANVTAYLTVPEQFLKVDSFLYTTGIILNKSGFKSMELTPIAAICVNVLLAGKELNIKGPIQVTLPLPTTTVKSGDAVPAWTFDMKIGAWVNRGLGMVKEVDGQLVWTYTAQHLGYWIAAPLPGTRESIISAVSKDITAYHTVFLTAILGGTVVIIIGFFAVLLCYCRDKCRRTQKKEKNSTKLEVIKKDQTTSTTHINHISAVKGSLKLEDKSQLYTPKISSYSPQRRLSIDTEDGKSQDNFKIYSEDASYQSSCQTGQAGNSAHSVEPSAGVRLLQQPKHSNSTISQAPREIPDQNRYLSLKEEMYGLSHIPEHLMHIYNQPIAILQTSDLFHSPEQLHPAKSATLPRKGQLVYGPMMEPMSRDSYMQTLPKMPVHSHPQPSACRDENSALDGEEGLPSQTPNWGRYTNSLLESVSVPGTLNEAVVMTPFSSELQGISEQTLLELSKGKPSPHPRAWFVSLDGKPIAQVRHSFIDLKKGKKTESNDTSLDSGVDMNEHHPNRKLEREKTFIKSMPHSKILYLEDLDLSSSESGTTVCTPEDQAVRHIMEGGNGSVLEQHHEEGLRKKSLPGSHESGIPSAKKRDRPPLMKRDSKTNIWKKREERPLIPIN
- the FAM171B gene encoding protein FAM171B isoform X4, whose amino-acid sequence is MLRLPRALQRGRCERGAATSRAPGGDRRQPGHRGEVAPLGPAPAPPRHVRGRAGQRCGRRRAAGAERCAGLPQYASAAPGLLAMPGTCGRLSALLPGLAAALLPMLMVMVMMMMMGRPTAAAASRPQQQRAALPGGAPAAASGSVFTLKVQVNDIISHQYLRQAVVEVFVNYSLTNSTLTGNNGAVLVKVPYKLGLSLTIVSYKDGYLLTPLPWKTARMPIYSSVTLSLFPQSQANIWLFEDTVLITGKLSDAKSQPSVQFPKSLMKLPTNHIANVTAYLTVPEQFLKVDSFLYTTGIILNKSGFKSMELTPIAAICVNVLLAGKELNIKGPIQVTLPLPTTTVKSGDAVPAWTFDMKIGAWVNRGLGMVKEVDGQLVWTYTAQHLGYWIAAPLPGTRESIISAVSKDITAYHTVFLTAILGGTVVIIIGFFAVLLCYCRDKCRRTQKKEKNSTKLEVIKKDQTTSTTHINHISAVKGSLKLEDKSQLYTPKISSYSPQRRLSIDTEDGKSQDNFKIYSEDASYQSSCQTGQAGNSAHSVEPSAGVRLLQQPKHSNSTISQAPREIPDQNRYLSLKEEMYGLSHIPEHLMHIYNQPIAILQTSDLFHSPEQLHPAKSATLPRKGQLVYGPMMEPMSRDSYMQTLPKMPVHSHPQPSACRDENSALDGEEGLPSQTPNWGRYTNSLLESVSVPGTLNEAVVMTPFSSELQGISEQTLLELSKGKPSPHPRAWFVSLDGKPIAQVRHSFIDLKKGKKTESNDTSLDSGVDMNEHHPNRKLEREKTFIKSMPHSKILYLEDLDLSSSESGTTVCTPEDQAVRHIMEGGNGSVLEQHHEEGLRKKSLPGSHESGIPSAKKRDRPPLMKRDSKTNIWKKREERPLIPIN
- the FAM171B gene encoding protein FAM171B isoform X2, giving the protein MLRLPRALQRGRCERGAATSRAPGGDRRQPGHRGEVAPLGPAPAPPRHVRGRAGQRCGRRRAAGAERCAGLPQYASAAPGLLAMPGTCGRLSALLPGLAAALLPMLMVMVMMMMMGRPTAAAASRPQQQRAALPGGAPAAASGSEPSSSSGSVFTLKVQVNDIISHQYLRQAVVEVFVNYSLTNSTLTGNNGAVLVKVPYKLGLSLTIVSYKDGYLLTPLPWKTARMPIYSSVTLSLFPQSQANIWLFEDTVLITGKLSDAKSQPSVQFPKSLMKLPTNHIANVTAYLTVPEQFLKVDSFLYTTGIILNKSGFKSMELTPIAAICVNVLLAGKELNIKGPIQVTLPLPTTTVKSGDAVPAWTFDMKIGAWVNRGLGMVKEVDGQLVWTYTAQHLGYWIAAPLPGTRESIISAVSKDITAYHTVFLTAILGGTVVIIIGFFAVLLCYCRDKCRRTQKKEKNSTKLEVIKKDQTTSTTHINHISAVKGSLKLEDKSQLYTPKISSYSPQRRLSIDTEDGKSQDNFKIYSEDASYQSSCQTGQAGNSAHSVEPSAGVRLLQQPKHSNSTISQAPREIPDQNRYLSLKEEMYGLSHIPEHLMHIYNQPIAILQTSDLFHSPEQLHPAKSATLPRKGQLVYGPMMEPMSRDSYMQTLPKMPVHSHPQPSACRDENSALDGEEGLPSQTPNWGRYTNSLLESVSVPGTLNEAVVMTPFSSELQGISEQTLLELSKGKPSPHPRAWFVSLDGKPIAQVRHSFIDLKKGKKTESNDTSLDSGVDMNEHHPNRKLEREKTFIKSMPHSKILYLEDLDLSSSESGTTVCTPEDQAVRHIMEGGNGSVLEQHHEEGLRKKSLPGSHESGIPSAKKRDRPPLMKRDSKTNIWKKREERPLIPIN
- the FAM171B gene encoding protein FAM171B isoform X3, which translates into the protein MLRLPRALQRGRCERGAATSRAPGGDRRQPGHRGEVAPLGPAPAPPRHVRGRAGQRCGRRRAAGAERCAGLPQYASAAPGLLAMPGTCGRLSALLPGLAAALLPMLMVMVMMMMMGRPTAAAASRPQQQRAALPGGAPAAASGTEPSSSSGSVFTLKVQVNDIISHQYLRQAVVEVFVNYSLTNSTLTGNNGAVLVKVPYKLGLSLTIVSYKDGYLLTPLPWKTARMPIYSSVTLSLFPQSQANIWLFEDTVLITGKLSDAKSQPSVQFPKSLMKLPTNHIANVTAYLTVPEQFLKVDSFLYTTGIILNKSGFKSMELTPIAAICVNVLLAGKELNIKGPIQVTLPLPTTTVKSGDAVPAWTFDMKIGAWVNRGLGMVKEVDGQLVWTYTAQHLGYWIAAPLPGTRESIISAVSKDITAYHTVFLTAILGGTVVIIIGFFAVLLCYCRDKCRRTQKKEKNSTKLEVIKKDQTTSTTHINHISAVKGSLKLEDKSQLYTPKISSYSPQRRLSIDTEDGKSQDNFKIYSEDASYQSSCQTGQAGNSAHSVEPSAGVRLLQQPKHSNSTISQAPREIPDQNRYLSLKEEMYGLSHIPEHLMHIYNQPIAILQTSDLFHSPEQLHPAKSATLPRKGQLVYGPMMEPMSRDSYMQTLPKMPVHSHPQPSACRDENSALDGEEGLPSQTPNWGRYTNSLLESVSVPGTLNEAVVMTPFSSELQGISEQTLLELSKGKPSPHPRAWFVSLDGKPIAQVRHSFIDLKKGKKTESNDTSLDSGVDMNEHHPNRKLEREKTFIKSMPHSKILYLEDLDLSSSESGTTVCTPEDQAVRHIMEGGNGSVLEQHHEEGLRKKSLPGSHESGIPSAKKRDRPPLMKRDSKTNIWKKREERPLIPIN